Genomic DNA from Mus caroli chromosome 8, CAROLI_EIJ_v1.1, whole genome shotgun sequence:
GACAGAAGGACAAAGACTGCTCAAGGAAGGAAAGTATAATAGGCTATTGACTGTTGTCAGGAATATGAGGAAGAAGCCAGAAGTATGCCACTCTTCTTGTCTACCCCTCATTTCCTACCTGCCAGAGAACTGTCTTACTTCCATGCCTGAttagataattttatatgtaagtactgttATGTGTAATGTTACATGTAaatagataattttatatatcaaaaatatttcagaaatggaAATTTGAAACCCACACACCTTTGGATATAGATACATTGTCCTGAGTAAAACTTAAGagaactggatttttttttctgtatttatgcAGAAATTCTCTCTTCTGAGTGAATGAAACCTATCCTCAACCCACAGGGAGCCTCAGGTAATATTCTGGAAGGAAGCACAAAGAACAATTAAAGTCATTTAGTGATAGCTTTACTCAATTATAATAGGAACTCCTTTGGCTTTACTTTTGATTACATCTCCTTTAGTactaaaaaataatgtaaaagttTAAGTGTGATTAGAAATTGTATTTgcaaagaatatataattttctaataGTTACTCAATGAAACAAATTTGTACATAgcttcatgatttcattttatacGCAAAGTGGACAAAGAGTTGACCGACATGATCTACTATCTAGTTATGGGTTTTAAGGAAATAATATCCAGGTTTTAATTATCTTCCCATGATggtgaaagaaaatgatgaaaccCCAACTTTAGCATAGTACTAAAGTGTTCCCTCACTCAGTAATGAGAAACACCCATTTCTAAATTGGCAAAGGGGGCTACGTGTAATATGGAGCTCTATGCACTGAGACTAGAGATGAAGGGAAGAAGATGTAGATAGATGTTGAGGGTTTTGGAGGTTGTTACATGGCTGTGGGAGGACAGATTTTTATGGTGGACTGAGTTAGTGGAGCCCTTGGAGATCTTAGATCATAATTTTGGGCATGATATATCATAGTTATGCTGAACTTCATAGGCCGAGAATAATGTTTGGGCAGTTTtgaaatcttttcaaaaattaaCTGCAGAGAAAGGGCTAAGGATCCCACCTAGGTGAgagcagagaccacagaaaaCTGCTCTTTCAGATTTCCAATTTCACTTTAGATTTTTTCCTAGGGTCAGATAATAGTAGACAGGAATTACTATCAAGAAATAGGATTTGGAGGCCCCATCTCTCTATGTAACAAAGCAGAATGCTGTTCTCAAAAGCTCCTAGGACTTTCTCCAAAAGAAACCATCTGGTAGTATGCAAGTTTAAATCCCATGTTGTTGATAGTGGTAAAACagagtttcaaaacaaaacatgtgacAGTGACTACTCAAAGTCATGGATTCTAGACAGCATGCTACTCTATCAACACtgattaaaagaagaaatcaagaagaaaatttaagccatcccaaattaaatgaaaatgaatacaatttACATCCAAATCTTGGGGCACATAAATGGAtgcaattctccaataaaaagaccaTGCTAATAGAATGGATGtgtaaacagaatccatcattctgctgtatacaagaaacatatCTCAGCAAAAAAATATAGACATTATCTTACAGTAAAAGTCTGGAAGAAAATTtaccaagcaaatggacccaagaagccagctagagtagccattgtaatatctaCTGAAATAGACTTTCAAGCAAAATTCAtcaaaagaaatggggaaggatattttatacttatcaaaggaaaattcGAACAAGAGGACattttaattctgaacatctatgtacCAAatcaagggcatccacatttgcAAAAGTAACATGACAAAAGATTAAATTGCACATTGAACCCCactaatagtaggagacttcaacaccccgcTTTAACTGAACAGAtaatcaagacagaaactaaacagagaaataatgaaactaacagaagttataattctaatggatctaacagatatcaaTAGAACACTTCATGCAAACACTAAAGAATATTCCTTCTCGGCACCTCTTTAACCTTTTCcataattgaccatataatcagtcacaaagctAGCCTCAACAGATATCAGACATttgaaataaccccttgcatcctatcagatcatcatggattaaagctggacttcagcaACAACATACCTATAgaacacatatatattcatagaaactgaacagcTCATGATGTAACAATTCATGGggcagggaagaaataaataatgaagacacaacatacccaaacttatggggcacaataaaagcagtggtaagaggaaaaatcatagcACTGAGGacattcataaagaaactggagaataCTCATACTAATGAATCAAAAAGtatacctgaaaactctagaaaagAGAAGCAAGCACATCCAAGAGGTGAGTAGATGTAGTCAAACTgtgggctgaaatcaatcagaaAGATGAGAACATTATGAAGAATGAACAAAACCCAGGGCtgattccttgagaaaatcaacaagataggcaaAGCCTTAGTGAAAATAACTGAACAGTAAAATGATCTTtcccaaatcaacaaaatcagaaattaaaagggagacaaaacaaagtATACAGAGGAAGTTCAAGAATCATTAGGTGTTATTTCAAAAGCCTatattccacaaaattggaaaatctaagtAGTCATTAACAGGCTACCAAACAATAAAGCCCAGTGCCAGATGGTTTCAGTACCAAATTCTATTAGACATTTTAAGAAGAggtaataccaatactcctcaaactattctacaaaagagaaacaaggaaCATTGACATAGTCAATTTATGAGGACACAGTCATCTTGATACCTAAttcacacaaagattcaacaacaaaaaagtacttcagactgatttctcttatgaacattgatgcaaaatactcaataaaatactttcactCTAATATATCTAataacacatcaaagacatcatccaccattatcatgtaggcttcattccaggttGCACGGGTAGTtcaatatatgagaatatatCAATGTAGTCAaccatgtaaataaaaaatcaaccaaccaaccaaacaaagcacCATCATCTTATTAGGAGTCAAAAtggcctttgataaaatccaacgaCCCTTCATATTTAAAGTCTTAGAGAGATTAGAAACACAAGGGTTACATACCAAAACACAATAAAGGAAATATACAGCAAGGTAGTAgctaatatcaaaataaatgaagagaaacttttAAAGccattccactaaaatcagggactggacaaggAAGTCCAGTCTCTccctatccaatatagtacttgaagttctagcaagagcaataagacaacaaaagatgatgaaggggatacaaattggaaatgaagaagacaaagtatcacaatttgcagatgatatgttatgAGAGTGTCTATAAATGATCCctaaaattctactagagaagtTTTACAGGTGATAAACACCTTCGGCcatgtggctggatataaaattaacacaaagaaGTCAGTAGCCCTCATTGTACAAGTGATGAACAGCCTGTGAAATCGGTTAGGGAGATAATACCATAAAAAAAGAGCCACAACGAAGACAAAATATTCTATGTAACTCtagccaagaaaatgaaaaatctataggacaagaacttcaagtctctgaagaaaaaaaaaatggagaagatatcTGTAGTCCAATCAAttcaaatattaatacaacaagaagcctgagATTGGACAGGGAATAAAGAGGCAGAGCTAAGATTTTCAGAGACAGGGNNNNNGNNNANgaaggaaaatggaggaagaacAGGACGATCCAGATTCCTGGTGGCTTTAAATagtcacaggtagctatgaatatcaaaTAAGGTATGGATAATTAtaggacaatttgtcttatctaggtCGGAGGTTTATAATCTAATCATATGGCTCTGagattattgtgtgggcatctgtgtattgagaatttattgatatataaatctgactaatcaattataagcttctagagtttaaTTTACTGGGTTAAGGGGATTTGAGACAACTAGTCAAAGGGGGTAGATGGCTGAGAAGTTACTAGCACCCCTGAGGCAAGCaaaccagagctgggaagaccACTATAGGTCATGGCTGGGGCTAGCCTAGAGGCAGAGGCCATGAGACTGCTGGAGCAGTGAGCAGCTGGGTATAGAGTGGGATGGTgccactttttaaatatttcctaccACAGATATCAAAAGATGCAAAGTCTCCCATGCACATGGATCAATTTCATAAATAGTGTGAAAATGGTTATTTTACCAAAACCAATGTACAGATTTAATTGATTTCCCTCCAAAATACCAACACAATACTTTACAGGGCCTGGAAGAAAActttcaaattcatatggaaacaaacattcaaaccaggatagctaaagcactcctgaacaataaaagaacctgtggaGGTATCCCCATCACTGACTTTAACATGTACTACAGGAAAAATATTAGGCAAAACTGCATGATTTTGATCTAGaaacaaacaggttgatcaaCAGTATCTCATTATGATCACTGAAATCAATCCATAGATCTATTGACACTTGATTTTTTGACCaggaagccaaaaccatccaatggGAAAGGGAGTGCATGCTCAACTAATGTTGCTGgtctaaatctaatagaacagttCCTGGTGCAGAGCCTTGAGGTCATCAGTACAGGAGACAGCTTGCAGAACAACCATAGTGTCTCAGGCATTACAGGTCCCCCAAACAACCTGAGCAGGGGCTCTAATGGAGCTTATTCCTTCCCTATCTGCTTGTGGATCCTGTGCCACTAAACGGACAGCTGttcctggcctcagtgagaaagggtGTGCCTAGTCCCACAGTGACTTGATATGTGAGGGTGGTGGACACCCAGAGCCTGGCTTCCCATTCTCAAAACAGAAGGGGAAGTGGTATTTGTAGGACTACTTAAATGTGGGAGTAATGTCAGGGGAGGAGGGCTGATAGTGGgttgtaaagagaataaataaataaatctaattaaaaacagataaaaaaatacataaatggacttcatgaaactgaaaagtctCTGTAAGTCAAACGATACCATCAATAGGACTGGATGAGAATCTACAGATTTGGCAAAGATCTTCAATCAAAATACAACAGACAGAGGGTTAAactccaaaatatttaaagaacttgaGAAGTTAAGACAAAGAAtccaaataattcaatttaaaaatggagtacagaccTAAAACTGAAAACTCTCCtcagagaaatcttgaatggctgagaagcatttaaagatcTGAGACTACAGCAACCAAANNNNNNNNNNNNNNNNNNNNNNNNNNNNNNNNNNNNNNNNNNNNNNNNNNNNNNNNNNNNNNNNNNNNNNNNNNNNNNNNNNNNNNNNNNNNNNNNNNNNNNNNNNNNNNNNNNNNNNNNNNNNNNNNNNNNNNNNNNNNNNNNNNNNNNNNNNNNNNNNNNNNNNNNNNNNNNNNNNNNNNNNNNNNNNNNNNNNNNNNNNNNNNNNNNNNNNNNNNNNNNNNNNNNNNNNNNNNNNNNNNNNNNNNNNNNNNNNNNNNNNNNNNNNNNNNNNNNNNNNNNNNNNNNNNNNNNNNNNNNNNNNNNNNNNNNNNNNNNNNNNNNNNNNNNNNNNNNNNNNNNNNNNNNNNNNNNNNNNNNNNNNNNNNNNNNNNNNNNNNNNNNNNNNNNNNNNNNNNNNNNNNNNNNNNNNNNNNNNNNNNNNNNNNNNNNNNNNNNNNNNNNNNNNNNNNNNNNNNNNNNNNNagagagagagagagagagagagagagagagagagagagagagagagagagagattaaaatatCTACACATAAATACCTGAAGGAAGTTTTGTAGGAtacattttattatcattattattttgttttgatttaagcATGGCATCTTCTTCAGATTTTGCAAGTCTGAAGATCAGAGATCCTGTTATTTTCTAGTGAGATTTTTATCACCAGACTCTCAGTCTGGCACCGATCTTTTTAggattttttctttaattcacgAATGCCATACAAAGCAATAAAGCCAAgcacatacataattataaaagCTAGGAAGTACATACTCCAATTGGAAGGAGATAAAGGCACTGGAGGTGGTCCACTGTCTAAACTACCTCCATGGCCACGTAGTTGACAGTCTGGTGGTTCCCATGTGTTATTACAATGGCAGTGGTTCTTATTGTTGCAGACTCCTTGCATATGGCATAACTGTGGTGTACAGTTACTTACCAGAACAGACTTGCTGACACACTTTCTATCAACACATAAATAGTCTGGCCCACAAGCTGTGCCATCACTCACTGCTCCAACGTCATCAATGGTGATCCCAAAATGATAGTCCATACTCCAGCAGGTGACATTACTGAAGTGAGTATAATGCACTGTCTCATGGTTTCTCCTTTGGGGAAGTTGTATCACATTCTTACACTGAATTCGCCCACAGAGTACATCAGCGAGTTGGCATCTTCTATACGTAGAGCTATCATTGCCACAGTTCCCAAAGCGGTCACCCTGTCTGTTCATTTCCATGTAGCAAATTTCATCTGCACTTCGACTTCCATTGCCAAAAATCTTCCGACACTGTTTATCACGTTGTTGACATTCCATTTTATAGCAAAAACCCTTACCACTGCAAGGGATTCCGTCTGCTTTATACACATCTTCTGGACACTCACCTGAAGTTCCATTGCACCACTCTGGAAGGTCACACTCATTTTTCTCTTGTCTACACACAGTGCCTGTTTTAAGGAACTGGCAATTTTTGCAACAAAGTCCAAAAGCACATTGAGCACCAGGTTTGAGAACACAGTTGCTGCTACAGCAAGGATCTTGTAAACAGGATTCAGAGTTCCCACAATCACACTCCTCTCCTTCTTCAACCAAGTTGTTGCCACACATTGTTGACATCAGGTTTATTGTTTTTAGTGCATCTGGAATATCATACAAGCAACTTCTTTTGGTAACAACTGAAAACATTTCTTGATAACTACAGTTACTGAATTTTGGAGAATTCGATTTATATGGGGCCATTATGCAGCTACTTAacccacatgtgcatgcacttcCATCATGCATCATGCCCAAGTTATGACCCATCTCATGTGCTATGATGAATGCCATATCTGATAACGAATCAGTAAGAAAACTGTTAACTGCACAGTTATAAGTTAAACAAACTGTACCTACATTAGCTAACCCTAAATATATACCATAACCACGTCTGACAAAAAGGTGTATGATATCATGTCTAACACGATTGCCAATCGTTTTTATCTTCCATTTACAGAATGCACCTAGGACCTTTGACATTTCTTCTTCTACATTGATAAGATTATTTTGACTCCACACTTCAAGTTTGGTTAAAACCACATCAGTCTCTATTTGAAGATAAAAACCATTTAATATATTGACTACTTGCAACATTTCTTGAATACAAGTCGTGGTATTGTTATTTCTATGAACATATCGATTATGATCTATTActacaaaataatcaataaaccTGTGATGGGTCCACCAATTTTCATAGGGGATTTGCAAAAGAGTGGAGGCATTGCTTTCTTGAAGCTTCATTTGTCGTGCTATTTCCTCTTCTGATAACCCACATCTCATGGGAGATGGTTCTGACTCCCCATTGTCCATTTTGTAAGCCAGATGTTCAAATGTTGATGTTGAGCTCTTGGGCATGATTTCATAAATCGTGCCATTTATTTCTAGTGTGCCTTGCAAACTCCCAAAACAGGTATTGACAATGACCATGGATTCTGGGTCTTCATCCACGTAGCCATGGTAGTAGCAGTCATTCTGCACAAAAGGCTGTTCTACAAGG
This window encodes:
- the LOC110300269 gene encoding disintegrin and metalloproteinase domain-containing protein 26A-like, encoding MTGAKALVHKRNMFFKFCLWKMFFFSAWSSIGHAKYNSLPEVVIPLRVTVTKGNNISPGWLSYSLNIGGKRHIITMKPKKNLISRNFLLFTYSDQGDLLVEQPFVQNDCYYHGYVDEDPESMVIVNTCFGSLQGTLEINGTIYEIMPKSSTSTFEHLAYKMDNGESEPSPMRCGLSEEEIARQMKLQESNASTLLQIPYENWWTHHRFIDYFVVIDHNRYVHRNNNTTTCIQEMLQVVNILNGFYLQIETDVVLTKLEVWSQNNLINVEEEMSKVLGAFCKWKIKTIGNRVRHDIIHLFVRRGYGIYLGLANVGTVCLTYNCAVNSFLTDSLSDMAFIIAHEMGHNLGMMHDGSACTCGLSSCIMAPYKSNSPKFSNCSYQEMFSVVTKRSCLYDIPDALKTINLMSTMCGNNLVEEGEECDCGNSESCLQDPCCSSNCVLKPGAQCAFGLCCKNCQFLKTGTVCRQEKNECDLPEWCNGTSGECPEDVYKADGIPCSGKGFCYKMECQQRDKQCRKIFGNGSRSADEICYMEMNRQGDRFGNCGNDSSTYRRCQLADVLCGRIQCKNVIQLPQRRNHETVHYTHFSNVTCWSMDYHFGITIDDVGAVSDGTACGPDYLCVDRKCVSKSVLVSNCTPQLCHMQGVCNNKNHCHCNNTWEPPDCQLRGHGGSLDSGPPPVPLSPSNWSMYFLAFIIMYVLGFIALYGIRELKKKS